The segment GTGCATTTACTGGCTTTTATGGCGAGGGAAAAGTACCGCAGGAATTTACTGATTACAGCAACCTTTACCGATGGGCTAAGCGCTCTCTGGAGTGATCAGAAAGGTGCTGGCTGAAATTGCAGCGAGTGTGTGGAGGGGCAGGGGACACATCCATCTTCCGGCCCAACCCGTTCCCGTTGTATAATCGCTATACTTCCTCTACCCTGAGCATCCCTGAAACGTTTTTAACCTCTTCTAACCGTCGCAATCCTTATCAGGCGAACTCCCTTATGTTCCAGGCCGGCTTCTTCGACCAAATCAGAGCCACTATAGAGTCTCAACCTTACTTCGGACTCTATCTACTGCTGGCTTATCTTGTGCTGATCTTCGGCTGGCTGGCCACCAAGGTATTAAAGTCCGACCACACGATATCCGGGTGGGCCCTATTCTTAATGGTACACCTGTATGTCCCGATGGTCTGGCGGGTGCGCATTAACAAACGGTGTCCTTATCCGGCTGATGGTCCCGGATTGATCATCGCCAATCACCGAAGCCCAGTGGATCCGTTTCTCGTCTGCGTCTGGAACCATCTCGGAGTTTATCCCCGGACTTTTCGACTCGTCAGCTTTTTAATGGCACAGGAGTATTACACTATTCCTGTTGTCTCCTGGGTCAGTCGGACCATGGAATGCGTCCCCATCGCGCGGTCAGGTCGCGACATGCAGGGAGTGAAAGACTGTCTGTCACTGCTCAAGAAGGGGCACCTGGTGGGAGTCTTCCCTGAAGGGCGATTGAATACGGGCGATGGAGTGATGCCATTCGGAACCGGAATTGCCTGGCTGGCGTTAAGAGCAAAAGTGCCGATTTATCCGGTCTACATTCACGATACCCCCGTGAGTAGTAGTTCGATGGTGGAACCTTTTATTAAGCGAACCCGCTCTCGGTTAGTCTACGGCGACCCGATCGATTTGAGTCCGTTCTATGCGGACAGCAAGAAGAAGGAGACGATCGAGGAAGTCACGGAGTTGTTGCACACTCGCCTGGCCGAATTGGAATATCCCCGGCCAGAACCTTCGTTGCCATTCTAATCAACCTGGAGCTCGCGAAGTATTTGAGGCTGGAGATCGCGACGATGTTACGCGTCTTTGATGGGGTTGCCGGTGATTTCACTCACTGCCTGTGAGTTTCCAAACACGAACAGGCAATCTCCGATCCTGATTTCGGCATCGCCCGGAGGCGGCATTAACCGTTCACCATCAGCGCGACGAATCCCGACGACCATCGCTCCCTTTTCACGCAAGTCGGCCTGATTCAATTGTAATCCGACATAGGGACTTTCCTCTTCGATATGGACATCGGCCAGTTCGAATTCCATTCCCCCCGTGTCCGCGATTTCCAGGAAGTCTTCCACGCGCGGATTCAGCATGAAGCGAGCCATCTTCTGGGCTCCGGAACTGAAGGGACTCACCACACGTGTGGCGCCCGCTCTTTCCAGTTTCAATACCGCTTTGTCATTGCTCGCCCGGGCTGTGATCTGCAGATCGGACATGAGCATCCGTGCGGACAGAACGACGTAGACATTGTCGGCATCCGTCGGCAAGACCGAGGCTAGCCCTCGTGCCCGCTGAATGCCGGCCTTGAGAAGTATCTCGTCGTCAGTCGCATCGCCAGCCAGGAAGGCCCAGTTATGGGTATGACATATGTCGTCCAGTAGTTCCTGATTAGAGTCGAGAATGACAAACTGCTGATCTCGCAATTCCATCTGTTTGGCAATCGTCGTACCCATACGTCCACAACCACAGATGATGAAATGGTTGTGCATCTCTGCGATTCGCTTTTCCATCCGTCTCTGCTCCCGATAGGCCCGGAACTGGGCGCTTACCACCCATTGACCAAGTTGAAAGGCGCTGAAGGAGAAAACTCCCAGGCCGCCAATGAGGTAGAAGATGACAAACAGCTTACCCGTGTTGCTGAAGTTGTCAGGTTGCTGATATCCAAGAGTGGTGACCGTGATCACCGCGTAATAAACGCTGTCGAACCAGCCGACATCAGTCGTCAAATGAAATCCAAGCGCCCCAAGAAAAGTTAAACCAACCAGCAATACCAGGATCGTCACAATCTGCCGCAGCATTTGTGAAGAGTCATTTGCCATGTCTCTCTCCTGGATGGAATGGGCCTGGATGGAATCGGGATGTGGAGTGGAACTGCTTGGGCTTCAAAGAGGTGGTGTTCAACCGCGTATTAAGCCTAAGTGGTTGATGAAGCCGGACCTGGGTAGATCAGGTTGCAGGATTCTGGCAGGTATGCCCCAGACTTGCAATAGCTTCTCTGCCGCCAGATAGCCACTTCTGACAGCACCTTCCATCGTGGCAGGCCAGCCCGTTTCGGTCCAGTCACCCGCGAGCAACAAATTCTCATACTCCGTCACTTGATCAGGCCGGTCCGACTCCGCATCTGGCGGTATCGAGAACACAGCATGATGTTCCCGGACGACTCGCGAATGAACTAACTGCGCCTGCATCATGGATTCGGGCCAGACGGAGGCGATTTCCTTTAAGACGTGCTGGACGATTTCATCTTGAGACCACGAAGAGAGCTCCCGGCTTTGACTGATCACTATCTGGTAATAATGTCGTTCCGGGTTTTCAATGTTTTGAATCGCCGATCGGTTGAAAATCCACTGCGAAACACGTCCCAGCAGCACAGCGTGGGTCTCGTCACTCAGCGAGCGATTAAACCAGAGATGCACCGAGGAAATCGGTGCCGATTCCAATTGCTCTGCCTGTTGAATAAAGCGGGGCGGCGGTTCAACTGTAGGGAAGAGTTTCGGGATGGCTGTCCACGGAGTGGCTAAAACATAAGCGTCTGCCGAAACCTGCTCTTCATTAGCCATGACGACATTCTTAATGCTGTTTCCTTGGGTGGTCAGCTCTTTAATTCGAGACTGCAGGTGCAATGTGACGCCCTGTTCCTGCAAGTGGGTCTGCAATGTCTCTCCATAAAGTTCATGAAGCGGAACGGTCGGGAGACTGACTTTCCAGGCGTCGCGATGAGAGAGAAACCCTTGGACAAAAACCTGACGCGCGGCAGAATACGGAATTCGATCGAGTGATTCGCTGAGGGCACTTACCAGAATCACATGCCAGAAGTCACGCAGGACCCGGTCCGATTGTTGCTGCTGATTCAACCAGTCCTCAAAACAGAGATCGCTGGTCGGAGTGGACATTAACTGCCGCATCGCCAGAGCAATCTGGCCCCGTTCGCGCCAGCGGAAATGACGCATCCGCAGGAAGCTACCCGTTAAATGAAACGGAGCGGGCCAGGGACCGTTCTTCAGTTCGCTTCGGCGTCCCTGTTGGTCAACGAAGTGCAAGGTCTCCAACCTGCGAAAGTGAGATCCGATGCCAGCCTGTTTGCAGAAGTGGAAGAAGTTCGTGCAGCATCCCATGGCGACGTGCTGACAATTATCAATCTGTTCGCCCGTGGTTTGATCGATGAAGGAACTCGCTCGGCCACCAAGACGGGGACGGGCTTCGTAAAGATCGACTTGCATTCCTTTGGCAGAAAGCGACTGAGCCGCAGCCAGCCCCGCCAGCCCGCCACCGAATATGGCAACCTTACGGGGAAGTGAGGTGTCGCTAGTAGGGACCGGAGGGTGAGCCTCTTGCTGGTTCATCGTCCTGTCCTTTGTGTCAGGCATTTGTTATGCGCCATTCTTGATTGTGGCGCCAACCGCCCGTTACTCCTCGAGTAGGTCCTCAAGTTCTTCCGGCGATAAGTGTTCTATCAGCTTGTCCTGCGTCAGCGGTTCCACGATAGCATATTCCCCGTTGCACCAACGCATGAAATCGACGTTCTGACACCGTTTGGAGCAGAACGGAAAATGAGTAGTCTCACCAGACTCAGGCGGCTGAACAGCAACTTTGCAGATAGGGCAGGGGGCCGATTTAACCATGATTATTCTCCTTCTCTCTTGGTACAACAAGCATGGCAGGTTTCCACGGTGAGGCTTGCTCGGGAAGGGGCTTTAGGAGAGTTTAGCTTCCACAGGATTTATTTTGCCACAGATTTCATTTTACTACTGTGGTTGTGCGGAACCACAGGCCCCTAGCTCATATCCAAATGCCAACCTGAAAGTGGGGCGTAAACGAAGGAATCAATCGGACGACGATCCAGAATTGCTCTTACTTTCTTTGCTTTTGCTTTCAGAACTCGAGGAACTCGAACTACTGTCGGCGGCGGCAGCCTTTTTGTAGGAAGAACTTCGGTAGTCGGTTTGATAAAAACCACTTCCTTTAAAGATGATCCCGGCGCCGGGGCCGATCTGTCGCACGGCTTTCAGCTTACCGCATTCCGGACATTTCCGGATCGGTTTAGCTTTGATCGAATGAAAGGCTTCCCACTCGTGCTCACAGGCACCACACTTGTAGTCATAAGTCGGCATTCAAGTACAACTCACCAAAAAGAACAGGAACAGGGTAAACAGACTCTATTTCAGAACCCGAGGTCTCGCCGCCTATTCAGCGCTGGCGGGACCACTGGAGACCAGCACTTTGCTGGGACGCACGACCCGGTCATTTAAGACATAACCGGTTTCGGCTTCAGCGATCACATGCATGGCCGGAATGTCTTCACTGGGCATATTTTGAATGGCCTCGTGAAAGTTTGGATCGAAAGGTTTCCCCACCGCTTCAATTTTCTTGAGACCATGTTGAGTAAACGTGTTTTCGAACTGATTCAGGACCATTTCCAGTCCCTGCAAAAGATCGGTGACATTACCCGAGCTTTCACCCGCAGTGATGGCGCGCTGCAAGTTGTCCAGGCCGGGCAGCAAGTCTCGTGCGAGCGATAGCGACTGATATTTCCGCTGATCGTCCAGCTCGGTTCGAGTACGCCGTCGGACATTGTCCAGCTCTGCACGCGTGCGCATCAGTTGATCGAAATTCTGATCGCGTTCTTCTGTGACTTGCGCCAGCTGCTCTTCGATAGAACCGGCAGCGTCGTCAGAAGAAGCGGCGTTTGCATCAGCAGATGTTTCGTCGGCAGCCATTTCGTCTTCCGGAAAAGGAACGGTGTTTTCGGTCATCGTTAGGAACTCAATACTCTAAATAAACGCTGGATAGGTCTGATCCCGGTTATCTGACACTAGTCTGACTCAGAGCGTGTTCAAACACTGGGTTGAGGTAATTATTTGATTGGTCGCGAGACTTAATTATTCGTCTGAGGTGGTGAAAGAGGCAAAGTAATCTTTCACCGATGCAAAAAATGTCTTGCGGTGAGGCGAGACGTGCTTGTTTTCCAGTTCCGCCAGTTCGCGTAACAGCTCTTCCTGACGTTCAGTCAGCTTCTGTGGGACTTCCACCTGTACCTCCACCACAATGTCGCCTGAGCGACGTCCGTGGACATCGGGCATTCCCATCCCTTTCAGGCGGAATTGCTCGTTCGGTTGAGTAGCAGCCGGAATTGTAAGCGTATGAGCACCGGATAAAGTCGGAACTTCCAAATCACTGCCCAAGGTTGCCTGGGTGTAGGTGATTGGGATTCGGCAGAACAAGTCTTTGTCGTGTCGTTCGAATATACGATGCGGTTTGAGGTGAATATCGACGTACAAGTCGCCGGCAGGTCCCCCGTTTTTACCCGCTTCTCCCTCGCCCCGCAAGCAGAGCTGCATCCCGTCATCAATTCCGGCGGGAACATTAAGTTCCAACTTATCTGTTTGGGATGTGTGACCGCTTCCGTGACAGGTATTACACTTGTCCCGGATGGTCTGGCCTACACCGCGACAGGCAGGACAGGTCGTCTGCACACGAAAGAAACCTTGAGACTGGACAACCTTCCCGTGGCCACCGCAGTAGTCACATGTCTCCGGTGAGCTGCCTGGTTCGGCACCTGAACCGTGACAGGTTTTACATTCGACATTGCGATCGACATCCAAAGTCCGTGTACAGCCGGCGGCTGCTTCATGCAGATCGATTTTGATAGAAGTCCGCAGACTGGAACCTTTCCGGGGGCGAGCGCCTCCACCTCCGCGACGACCTCCACCTGCACCAGCAAAGCCAAATCCATCGAACAGGTCTCCGAAGGCGTCGAAGATGTCACTGACATCCTGGAAACCAGCGCCTGCACCACCTCCGCCGCCGAGCCCAGAGAGCCCGGCGTGACCATAACGGTCGTACCGACTTCGTTTGTTTTCGTCGCTAAGGACTTCGTACGCTTCGGATGCCGTTTTAAATCGCTCAATCGCTTCTTCGTCTCCCGGGTTGCGGTCGGGATGATTGGCGATGGCCATCTTTTTGTACGCCTTCTTTATTTGCTCAGGCGTGGCATCACGAGAGACACTTAAGAATTCGTAAAATTCAATTTTTGTAGACATGAGCTGGTTACAGTTTCGTAGAGTTTCGGCGAAGGGTTTCGAGCAGGCTCGACTTCGAGAAGAAACAGTGGCGAGCTGAACGAGTTCCTTCAATTAAACCTGATATCGCGAATCGTCGAGGATCAAGGACATCAACAGGAAGAAATCAATCAGATGATTTTAAAACCAATGTCGAAAAAAAGGCCACCGATTTACGGTGGCCTTAGTTGTCCCCTGGGAAGGAGTTCGTCAAAAACTCTCTTTCCTTCCCGCTATTTCTCGATGCTCTTCCAGTCTCTTGTCGATTCTGGAAGAGCGATGTATCCGCTGTTTAGTGGATACTACCTTCGACCGTATTTTTCTTATGATCGTCATCGGCACGCGTAACGAGCACTTGAGTGGTCAACATCAGTCCTGCGATAGAAGAGGCATTAACCAGAGCGTTTTTGACGACTTTTACAGGGTCAATCACGCCAGCCTTGTACATGTCTACATACTCGCCGGTGCGAGCGTTGTAACCAGTGTTAGTCGGCTTTTCGCTGACTTCATCGGCGATGACAGCTCCGTCAAGACCACAGTTTTCTGCGATTTGACGAATAGGAGCCTGTAGAGCACGAGTCAGAATCTGAATACCGATTTTCTCGTCCCCTTTGGCTTTTACTTTGCTGACGACTTCGACACAGCGAAGCAGGGCAGTTCCACCACCAGGCAGAATTCCTTCTTCCACAGCGGCGCGGGTCGCATGCAGAGCATCTTCCATACGGGCTTTGGTCTGTTTCATTTCTGCTTCAGTGGCAGCACCGACGGAAATGATGGCAACGCCGCCAGTCATTTTGGCGAGACGTTCCTGGTATTTCTCCCGGTCGTATTCGCTGTCCGTTTTTTCGATATGATTTCGAATCTGCTGAATTCGAGCGGTGATTTTGTCCTGCTCACCACCACCATCGACGATCGTGCAATTGTCTTTGGTCACTTCAACAGTTTTGGCTGAACCGAGATGTTCCAGTTCAACGGCTTCCAGTTTGATACCGAGATCTTCAGAGATCAATGTACCACCGGTCATGACGGCAATATCGCCGAGCATCGCTTTACGACGTTCGCCGAAGCCAGGAGCTTTGACAGCACAGATGTTGAGAATGCCACGAAGTTTGTTAACCACCAGGGCGGTCAGTGCTTCGGCTTCGACATCTTCTGCAATCACAAGCAGAGGTTTGCCAGTCTGGGCGGTTTTTTCCAACAACGGAACGAAGTCACGCAGGTTGGAGATTTTCTTTTCGAAGATCAGAATCAGACAATCTTCGAGGACGGCTTTCATATCGTTGGCGTCAGTAACGAAGTAAGGAGAGATGTATCCTTTTTCGAACTGAAGACCATCAGCCAGTTCCAAAGTCGTTTCGTTGCTTTTGCCTTCTTCGACAGTGATAACACCGTCGCGTCCAACTTGTTCCATGGCATCTGCAATCAGTTTGCCAATGGCGTCGTCGTTGTTGGCAGAGATGGCACCGACCTGGGCGATCTCTTCTTTAGAGCTGACAGGTTTAGCCAGTTCTTCCAGTTTGGCGACGGCAGCTTCTACAGCTTTGTCGATACCACGACGAACGACGGTCGGGTTGGCACCTAAAGAGATGCTTCGCAAACCTTCTTCGTAGATGGCTCGTGCCAGAACAGTCGCGGTGGTCGTTCCGTCACCGGCAATATCCGATGTTTTGGATGCGACTTCGTTGAGTAGTTTGGCGCCCATGTTTTCATAAGGGCATTCCAAATCGACTTCTTTACTTACGGTGACACCGTCTTTAGTGACGACGGGGTTACCGAAGCTTTTGTCGATGATCACATTGCGACCAGTCGGTCCCATCGTGACTGCAACAGCGTCGGCCAGAGTACTGACTCCGCGTTGCAGTTTGATGCGTGCCCGGTCTTCAAAAAGTAATTGCTTCGCCACGCTAACGTTCTCCTTGGAGATTATATCGGGTTACAGCGGAACGGTTGGAATAGAGTTCTGCTGTGAAATGTTTCGCTGTATCAAGTTTCGCAATCGGAATGAAAACCGAGTTACACAATTTTAGCCAGGATATCGGATTCGCGAAGAATCTTGACTTCTTCGCCATCGACTTCGATGTCCGATCCACCGTATTTGCCGAAGAGAACCTGGTCGCCTACTTCCAGTCCGATGGGGCAGCGTTCGCCGCTGTCCAACAGACGTCCGGGACCAAGAGCAACCACTTCGCCACGCTGAGATTTCTCTTTAGCGGCGTCTGGCAGGACGATTCCGCCCGCGGTTGTTTCTTCTGCTTCAATTTGTTTTACAACGATACGATCATCCAAAGGTTTCAACTGCATCTCTGGGACTCCAGTTTGATAATACAGCCCGCGTGGTCCATTTGAGGCTCAGCACAGGGGGCCATGATATATGGAAATTGTAAGTTAATTTAATTGTTTAACGATGTCTCTGTTTAGGAGACAGGAATTTCAGGCAGGACCTGAGGAAATAGCTCGGCTTACATCATGCCGGGCATGCCTCCCATGCCTCCCATGCCTCCCATTCCTGGCATGCCACCCATGCCGCCCATTCCACCCATGTCGTGGTGGTCGTCATGATGATGGTCGTCTGATTCTTCAACCGGCTCATCCACGATGATGGCTTCTGTTGTCATCAGTAAGGCAGCGACGGAAACGGCATTCTGCAGAGCAGTGCGAACCACTTTGGTTGGGTCGACAACACCGAACTCAAGCATGTCGCCATATTTGTCGTTCATGGCGTCGTAGCCGTAGTTTTTGTCTGAGTTCTTTTTAACCCGGTTTGCAACAACGGCACCGTCGAGTCCAGCATTGCTGGCGATGGTTCGCAGAGGCATTTCGAGAATGTTACGAACGAGGGCAACTCCGAGGTCCTGATCTCCACCGGGAGTCAGTTTGTCCAGAGCTTTCACTGAGCGAAGCAGAGCTGTTCCACCACCAGGGACGATGCCTTCTTCGATGGCAGCGCGGGTTGCGGCGAGAGCGTCGTCGACAAGGTCTTTTCGCTCTTTCATTTCTGTTTCCGTAGCGGCACCAACATTGATCTGAGCAACACCACCGGCTAGTTTGGCGAGGCGTTCCTGCAGTTTTTCACGGTCGTAGTCGCTGTCAGTTGAATCAATTTCACGACGAATCTGAGCTGCTCGGCCTTCGACGTCCCCTTTTTTGCCGGAGCCTTGAACGATGACGGTTGCATCAGAGCTGATGATGACTTTCTTGGCAGTACCAAGATCGCCAGGCTCGACGCCTTCCAGTTTCACGCCCAGGTCTTTGAAGATGGCCCGTCCGCCAGTAAGAACGGCGATGTCTTCGAGCATGGCTTTACGGCGATCACCGTAGCCAGGAGCTTTCACTGCAGCGACTTTGATGATGCCACGCATTTTGTTGACAACCAATGTCGCCAGAGCTTCGCCATCGATGTCTTCTGCGATGATCAGCAGGGGAGAGCCATCTTTGGAAATTGCTTCCAGAATCGGCACGAGTGGTTTGGCACTCGAGATTTTTTCTTCGTGAATCAGGATACGGCAGTTTTCGAGAACACATTCCTGAGAGTCTTCGTTAGTGACGAAGTGGGGAGACAGGAAACCGCGTTCAAACTGCATTCCTTCGACCAGTTCGACTTCGGTCGTCATAGAACGGCCTTCATCGACGGTGATTACGCCATCTTTGCCCACTTGCATCAGAGCGTCGGCGAGAATCTTGCCGATCTCCGGGTCGTTGTTGGCAGCGATCGTAGCAACCGTAGCGATTGCTTTTTTATCATTGGGTTTGACCGGTTCAGCCTGTTTTTTCAGGTGTTCCACTACCGCGTCGACCGCTTTTTGAGCTCCGCGGCTGAGTGACATGGGGTCAGCACCGGCGGCGATGTATTTCAGGCTTTCTTTGTACATTGCAGCAGCCAGGACGGTTGCCGTCGTGGTGCCGTCGCCAGCGGTGTCGTTGGTTTTGGAAGCAACTTCTTTAACGAGTTGCACCCCCATGTTTTCAAATGGGTCTTCCAGTTCGATGTCTTCCGCGACGGTGACACCGTCTTTAGTCACTTTAGGAGCGCCCCAACCTTTGTCCAGAACGGCGTTCCGACCACGGGGACCCAATGTACTACTAACCGCTTTTGCCAGTTTGGAAACACCATCCAGCAGTTTGCCTCGGGCGTCTTCATCAAATGTTAAGAGCTTTGCCACAGCTTCTCCTCGTCACAATCGTCTTGGTAGGTATATGGGTCGTGAACTATAATGTTCGGCAAACTCGGTAATCGCTTCGTTTCCGACGCAAAACGCCGGAAAGCGGGTATGGAGGTTGCCTATCCAGTTTTATAAACTTGCTATAAGGCAGATTGCAAGCGGCGTGCCAAATCAGTATGAAGGCGTAACCAGATGATTGCCATTAAGTTAGGGAATCATCGTTATGTTGCAGTTCCTGCCAAGATGGCAGTGTAGGTCAATTTCAGTCAGAATTAAACCAATCACTGCCATAATTGCATGAAACAGTTTGGATTGGATCTTTTTCTGCTTAATCAAACAGGTAACTGACCGATTCATTGCTATGAATCCGTCGGATCGCTTCGCCCAGCAAAGGGGCGACCGAGATTGTCCGCAGGTTCTTCAACAGGTGATCTTCCTTGAGCGGGAGGCTATTCGTGACAATGATTTCAGTCACATCGGCCTCACGAAGTCGGTTGTAGGCTTCACCGCAGAAAACGGCATGAGAAGCGCCTAGATAGACGCGAGTCGCACCGTGATCGCGGGCGATTTTCGCCGCCCCGACGATGGAACCTGCCGTGGAGATCAAATCGTCGAAAATTAGGGCCGTTTTTCCCTCCAGCGAGTCTCCAATCAGGTTGGCTTGTTTGGTTTCCAGAGCGTTCGTGCGTCGTTTATCGACAATCGCTAATGTTCCGCCCAGGTTGTCGAGGTGCATCAGAGAGCTTTTAATGCTCCCTTCATCCGGACTGACAATCACCAGTTCGTCCTCGGGGATCCGCAAGGACTTCACATATCCATCAAGGATGGGGGCTGCGTACAGGTGGTCCACCGGGACATCGAAGAAACCTTGAATCTGTGCCGCATGCAGGTCCATTGTCAGGACACGGTCGGCCCCCGCTTTGGTAATCAGGTTGGAGACCAGTTTTGCAGTAATAGGCACTCGGCCAGAGTCTTTTCGATCCTGACGTGCATAGCCGAAGTAGGGGATGACGGCTGTGATCCGGGCGGCGCTTGCTCGTTTGCAGGCGTCAATCATGATCAGCAGTTCCATCAGGTTATCGTTAACACCCGGGCCGGTGGGCTGCAGGAGGAACACATCGCAGCCCCGGATGTTCTGCATTAATTGCAGGCTGATCTCGCCATCTGGAAAGTTGGAGATTTCCAGGGAAGCTGGGACAATTCCCAGATACTCCGCAATCTCTGTCGTCAGTTGGGGATGGGCACGACCGCTCATCAGGGTCAGATTATCATACATGATCGAATTCAATATTCAGCAGGGGCGGAGCGGGGTGGCTGACAGGCATCGTGAGACCTGTCGGCGGAAGAAAACAGAGAACAGCCCGGAGATCAACTGGAGATTTAGTAACACGATTCGGAGCACCATATTTCGAGCATAGGCTCTCTGGCTTGGGGCGTCTGCGGTTCATCTTAGCCAGTTCCCCCCGCCCACAGCAATGAACGACGATTGCCGGGAAGAGCGGTTTTTTCCAATCCTCAACCGGGTGCAGCACTTTCTCGGCAAAATTCGCCGATAGCAGGCCGACTTTCATGCTGAATACCGGCTTCCAGTTGAGCCTCCCTGATCCGGCGGGTATCCTGATAGATGAGCGATTCTGAAAACCTTCGCCACTAAGTCCACTATAAGATGTATCTCCATCCGCTGCCTGTATTTGCTTTGAGGAGTTTGAATCACCATGTTTTCACGCCGCGAATTTCTGGAATTGTCCGCCGGTCTCGGAATGGCTCCCTTACTGAACGTATTCGAATTAGGCTCTGCCGCAGCGGAAGAGATTTCGGATACCAGTAATCTGGCGATCTCCACCTTTCGGTTTGAAGTCTCACCTCCGGAAGGACATTCCCTCTGTGGTGGTTGGATCAAGCCAGTCGTCGGTTACGACGATGAACTCGAAGCGATTGGTGTCGTCATCACCGGTGCGGGTAAACCGATTGTCCTCTGTGCTGTCGACTGGACTGGATTACTCAACTCGGCCCACATCACCTGGCGGAACGCGCTCGCCGAAGCAGCAGGCACGACGCCCGAGCGGGTCGCGGTGCAATGTGTCCATCAACACAACGCGCCCTTTGCCTGTCTCGATGCGGAAGAGATCATTTTAGAGCAGGGCGACCTGCCGCATATTATTGAAAAAGGATATTACAACGACTGCCTCGAACGAGGACAAAAAGCGATTGGTGAAGCACTGAAACAGTCAGTGCCACTGACGCACATCGCGAGTGGGCAGGG is part of the Polystyrenella longa genome and harbors:
- a CDS encoding lysophospholipid acyltransferase family protein, producing the protein MFQAGFFDQIRATIESQPYFGLYLLLAYLVLIFGWLATKVLKSDHTISGWALFLMVHLYVPMVWRVRINKRCPYPADGPGLIIANHRSPVDPFLVCVWNHLGVYPRTFRLVSFLMAQEYYTIPVVSWVSRTMECVPIARSGRDMQGVKDCLSLLKKGHLVGVFPEGRLNTGDGVMPFGTGIAWLALRAKVPIYPVYIHDTPVSSSSMVEPFIKRTRSRLVYGDPIDLSPFYADSKKKETIEEVTELLHTRLAELEYPRPEPSLPF
- a CDS encoding potassium channel family protein, with product MANDSSQMLRQIVTILVLLVGLTFLGALGFHLTTDVGWFDSVYYAVITVTTLGYQQPDNFSNTGKLFVIFYLIGGLGVFSFSAFQLGQWVVSAQFRAYREQRRMEKRIAEMHNHFIICGCGRMGTTIAKQMELRDQQFVILDSNQELLDDICHTHNWAFLAGDATDDEILLKAGIQRARGLASVLPTDADNVYVVLSARMLMSDLQITARASNDKAVLKLERAGATRVVSPFSSGAQKMARFMLNPRVEDFLEIADTGGMEFELADVHIEEESPYVGLQLNQADLREKGAMVVGIRRADGERLMPPPGDAEIRIGDCLFVFGNSQAVSEITGNPIKDA
- the hpnE gene encoding hydroxysqualene dehydroxylase HpnE, with the translated sequence MNQQEAHPPVPTSDTSLPRKVAIFGGGLAGLAAAQSLSAKGMQVDLYEARPRLGGRASSFIDQTTGEQIDNCQHVAMGCCTNFFHFCKQAGIGSHFRRLETLHFVDQQGRRSELKNGPWPAPFHLTGSFLRMRHFRWRERGQIALAMRQLMSTPTSDLCFEDWLNQQQQSDRVLRDFWHVILVSALSESLDRIPYSAARQVFVQGFLSHRDAWKVSLPTVPLHELYGETLQTHLQEQGVTLHLQSRIKELTTQGNSIKNVVMANEEQVSADAYVLATPWTAIPKLFPTVEPPPRFIQQAEQLESAPISSVHLWFNRSLSDETHAVLLGRVSQWIFNRSAIQNIENPERHYYQIVISQSRELSSWSQDEIVQHVLKEIASVWPESMMQAQLVHSRVVREHHAVFSIPPDAESDRPDQVTEYENLLLAGDWTETGWPATMEGAVRSGYLAAEKLLQVWGIPARILQPDLPRSGFINHLGLIRG
- a CDS encoding DNA gyrase inhibitor YacG, coding for MVKSAPCPICKVAVQPPESGETTHFPFCSKRCQNVDFMRWCNGEYAIVEPLTQDKLIEHLSPEELEDLLEE
- a CDS encoding FmdB family zinc ribbon protein, which gives rise to MPTYDYKCGACEHEWEAFHSIKAKPIRKCPECGKLKAVRQIGPGAGIIFKGSGFYQTDYRSSSYKKAAAADSSSSSSSSESKSKESKSNSGSSSD
- the grpE gene encoding nucleotide exchange factor GrpE, whose translation is MTENTVPFPEDEMAADETSADANAASSDDAAGSIEEQLAQVTEERDQNFDQLMRTRAELDNVRRRTRTELDDQRKYQSLSLARDLLPGLDNLQRAITAGESSGNVTDLLQGLEMVLNQFENTFTQHGLKKIEAVGKPFDPNFHEAIQNMPSEDIPAMHVIAEAETGYVLNDRVVRPSKVLVSSGPASAE
- the dnaJ gene encoding molecular chaperone DnaJ translates to MSTKIEFYEFLSVSRDATPEQIKKAYKKMAIANHPDRNPGDEEAIERFKTASEAYEVLSDENKRSRYDRYGHAGLSGLGGGGGAGAGFQDVSDIFDAFGDLFDGFGFAGAGGGRRGGGGARPRKGSSLRTSIKIDLHEAAAGCTRTLDVDRNVECKTCHGSGAEPGSSPETCDYCGGHGKVVQSQGFFRVQTTCPACRGVGQTIRDKCNTCHGSGHTSQTDKLELNVPAGIDDGMQLCLRGEGEAGKNGGPAGDLYVDIHLKPHRIFERHDKDLFCRIPITYTQATLGSDLEVPTLSGAHTLTIPAATQPNEQFRLKGMGMPDVHGRRSGDIVVEVQVEVPQKLTERQEELLRELAELENKHVSPHRKTFFASVKDYFASFTTSDE
- the groL gene encoding chaperonin GroEL (60 kDa chaperone family; promotes refolding of misfolded polypeptides especially under stressful conditions; forms two stacked rings of heptamers to form a barrel-shaped 14mer; ends can be capped by GroES; misfolded proteins enter the barrel where they are refolded when GroES binds), translating into MAKQLLFEDRARIKLQRGVSTLADAVAVTMGPTGRNVIIDKSFGNPVVTKDGVTVSKEVDLECPYENMGAKLLNEVASKTSDIAGDGTTTATVLARAIYEEGLRSISLGANPTVVRRGIDKAVEAAVAKLEELAKPVSSKEEIAQVGAISANNDDAIGKLIADAMEQVGRDGVITVEEGKSNETTLELADGLQFEKGYISPYFVTDANDMKAVLEDCLILIFEKKISNLRDFVPLLEKTAQTGKPLLVIAEDVEAEALTALVVNKLRGILNICAVKAPGFGERRKAMLGDIAVMTGGTLISEDLGIKLEAVELEHLGSAKTVEVTKDNCTIVDGGGEQDKITARIQQIRNHIEKTDSEYDREKYQERLAKMTGGVAIISVGAATEAEMKQTKARMEDALHATRAAVEEGILPGGGTALLRCVEVVSKVKAKGDEKIGIQILTRALQAPIRQIAENCGLDGAVIADEVSEKPTNTGYNARTGEYVDMYKAGVIDPVKVVKNALVNASSIAGLMLTTQVLVTRADDDHKKNTVEGSIH
- the groES gene encoding co-chaperone GroES, coding for MQLKPLDDRIVVKQIEAEETTAGGIVLPDAAKEKSQRGEVVALGPGRLLDSGERCPIGLEVGDQVLFGKYGGSDIEVDGEEVKILRESDILAKIV